One Georgenia wutianyii DNA segment encodes these proteins:
- a CDS encoding helix-turn-helix transcriptional regulator, with protein MADDVRGEGSSTVLGREPELSRIREMVGRLARGRGGVVLLTGPPGVGLTTLLTETLVRVGEAVEDVRSVHVPSGLLEGEAAAAVAASVVAGEAFRDLGDVVVEALGELDGAVSPDDPRLVQVAVTALRRLSSSRPLLVTVDNLPVADEAVFPALASLAAGLAGAPVLVVLTSHDLPRSSFEDSPVGPLWVRRVAPLGAADAVALVRQTVGRRVPHPVAATIARRCGGNPGDVVSVCAALEPDQLSALEPLPDVLPGTATTAATYRRWWDGLGEQERLLVLGAAAAVRPERATLEECSGAVLTDVLGPGGEPVLDEERGLVRSADARLLSAVRALTPARELRAALGSLASCYPEASLDRSWLALRAGEAVTPAVLDTLVRGAREYLDSGRTEVVEMLVGDAVHHPGPPVPPLELLVLGGVAAVYCGHPARAVTLLTTALAEAPDGLGRLFPLLLVATTYRENGLPHRLVASCLRRLDRPEEAAAVAALAARLCVEYGQREEARRYLAEAERLLPDDGGEPDPDLALARAMVDRSAPRSADPLGALGATRPGADLAGWLGEVQEVEQLVVTGRWAEARGAVADLLARVRRFPAPLVRAQLALAALGLHLAMGEYRRAEEIAAGAVEDLLPLHVPRGGSGLALLAQVALLRGRAGEAEDWLADLVELTQVRGAGPAVTAALHEALGLRALLEDDVDTAAEHYRRALREGPVQSATVLDAVRLRWRTGAGEEEAEALLEARGADGDPALRAALTLLRVPAGEVLRALTSLTDTAAGRPAHEAQLLELAADLVQDRTVRLELLRRSRDLYARAGAVARATAVDREAERVERTAAPADLGRLTQDERTIARLVHGGATNKEVAAALYVSVRTVELRLTSIYRKLGIGTRRELRGLPGLAAPDAPAARGPTAARW; from the coding sequence ATGGCCGACGACGTCCGCGGCGAGGGCTCCTCCACGGTCCTCGGGCGCGAGCCGGAGCTGTCCCGGATCCGGGAGATGGTGGGGCGCCTGGCCCGCGGCCGGGGCGGCGTCGTGCTCCTCACCGGCCCGCCGGGCGTCGGTCTCACCACCCTCCTCACCGAGACGCTGGTCCGCGTCGGCGAGGCCGTCGAGGACGTCCGTTCCGTCCACGTCCCGAGCGGGCTGCTCGAGGGGGAGGCCGCCGCCGCCGTCGCTGCCTCCGTCGTCGCCGGGGAGGCCTTCCGGGACCTCGGTGACGTCGTCGTGGAGGCCCTGGGGGAGCTCGACGGCGCCGTCTCCCCGGACGACCCGCGTCTCGTCCAGGTGGCCGTGACGGCGCTGCGGAGGCTGAGCAGCAGTCGCCCGCTGCTCGTCACCGTCGACAACCTGCCGGTGGCCGACGAGGCGGTCTTCCCGGCCCTCGCCTCGCTCGCCGCCGGCCTCGCGGGAGCGCCGGTGCTCGTCGTCCTCACCAGCCACGACCTGCCCCGCAGCTCCTTCGAGGACTCCCCGGTCGGGCCGCTGTGGGTGCGCCGGGTGGCGCCGCTCGGCGCGGCGGACGCTGTCGCGCTCGTGCGCCAGACCGTGGGCCGGCGCGTCCCCCACCCCGTGGCCGCGACGATCGCGCGGCGCTGCGGCGGCAACCCGGGCGACGTCGTCTCCGTGTGCGCCGCGCTCGAGCCGGACCAGCTCTCCGCCCTCGAGCCGCTGCCGGACGTCCTGCCCGGCACCGCCACCACCGCCGCCACCTACCGGCGGTGGTGGGACGGGCTGGGGGAGCAGGAGCGGCTGCTCGTGCTCGGGGCGGCGGCTGCGGTCCGGCCGGAGCGCGCGACCCTCGAGGAGTGCTCCGGGGCCGTGCTCACCGACGTGCTCGGGCCGGGTGGCGAGCCCGTCCTGGACGAGGAGCGCGGGCTCGTGCGGTCCGCCGACGCACGCCTGCTCTCGGCGGTGCGCGCCCTCACGCCGGCGCGCGAGCTGCGCGCTGCCCTCGGCTCCCTCGCCTCCTGCTACCCCGAGGCCTCCCTCGACCGGTCGTGGCTCGCCCTGCGCGCCGGGGAGGCGGTGACCCCGGCCGTCCTCGACACGCTCGTGCGCGGCGCACGCGAGTACCTCGACAGCGGCCGCACCGAGGTGGTCGAGATGCTCGTCGGCGACGCCGTCCACCACCCCGGGCCGCCGGTACCTCCGCTGGAGCTCCTCGTGCTCGGCGGCGTCGCGGCCGTGTACTGCGGCCACCCCGCCCGGGCGGTGACGCTCCTGACCACCGCCCTGGCGGAGGCGCCAGACGGCCTGGGACGCCTCTTCCCCCTCCTCCTCGTCGCGACGACCTACCGGGAGAACGGGCTTCCCCACCGGCTGGTCGCCTCCTGCCTGCGCCGGCTGGACCGGCCCGAGGAGGCAGCCGCCGTCGCGGCGCTCGCCGCGCGGCTGTGCGTGGAGTACGGCCAGCGTGAGGAGGCGCGCCGCTATCTCGCCGAGGCCGAGCGTCTGCTCCCCGACGACGGCGGGGAGCCGGACCCCGACCTCGCGCTCGCCAGGGCGATGGTCGACCGGTCGGCGCCCCGCTCCGCCGACCCGCTCGGCGCGCTCGGGGCGACCCGCCCCGGGGCCGACCTCGCGGGCTGGCTGGGCGAGGTGCAGGAGGTCGAGCAGCTCGTCGTCACCGGGCGGTGGGCCGAGGCCCGCGGCGCCGTCGCCGACCTGCTCGCGCGGGTCCGGCGGTTCCCGGCACCGCTGGTGCGGGCACAGCTCGCGCTCGCCGCACTCGGGCTCCACCTGGCCATGGGCGAGTACCGGCGCGCCGAGGAGATCGCCGCCGGCGCGGTCGAGGACCTCCTGCCGCTGCACGTGCCACGGGGCGGCTCCGGGCTCGCGCTGCTCGCCCAGGTCGCGCTGCTGCGCGGGCGTGCCGGCGAGGCCGAGGACTGGCTGGCCGACCTCGTCGAGCTCACGCAGGTGCGCGGGGCCGGCCCGGCCGTGACGGCCGCGCTCCACGAGGCGCTCGGGCTGCGAGCCCTGCTCGAGGACGACGTCGACACCGCCGCCGAGCACTACCGCCGCGCGCTGCGCGAGGGACCCGTCCAGTCCGCCACCGTGCTCGACGCCGTGCGGCTGCGGTGGCGCACGGGAGCCGGCGAGGAGGAGGCGGAGGCCCTCCTCGAGGCGCGCGGTGCGGACGGCGACCCGGCACTGCGTGCGGCGCTCACGCTGCTGCGCGTCCCGGCGGGGGAGGTGCTCCGCGCGCTCACCTCCCTCACCGACACCGCTGCCGGCCGGCCGGCCCACGAGGCCCAGCTCCTCGAGCTCGCGGCGGACCTCGTCCAGGACAGGACCGTCCGTCTCGAGCTCCTGCGGCGGTCGCGCGACCTGTACGCGCGGGCGGGGGCGGTCGCCCGGGCCACCGCCGTCGACCGGGAGGCCGAGCGCGTCGAGCGGACCGCGGCGCCCGCCGACCTCGGCCGCCTGACCCAGGACGAGCGCACGATCGCCCGGCTGGTCCACGGAGGGGCGACGAACAAGGAGGTCGCGGCCGCGCTCTACGTCTCGGTGCGGACGGTGGAGCTGCGGCTCACGAGCATCTACCGCAAGCTCGGTATCGGCACGCGCCGCGAGCTGCGCGGGCTCCCCGGTCTCGCCGCGCCGGACGCCCCGGCCGCTAGGGGGCCGACGGCAGCGCGCTGGTGA
- a CDS encoding CDP-alcohol phosphatidyltransferase family protein, whose product MVEATASSFTESVRALRSAQKSAKGAPLYSRFVNRPAGRLLAALAHQAGLSPNQVTAVSAAFTFTGVALIALAPPSPAMAAGVALLLVVGYALDSADGQLARLLGAGSVAGDWLDHVCDCLKTTTIHLAVLVSLFRFADVPQEWLLLPLLYAPVDTLLFFAFVLTQSRRRPGDPAPTAGPASLARSVLSLPTDYGVLCLVLLTLAWPPAFLLLYGAMFLGTAGYTALALPTWFRRLSRQES is encoded by the coding sequence ATGGTCGAGGCCACAGCGTCGTCGTTCACCGAGTCGGTCCGCGCCCTGCGCAGCGCGCAGAAGTCCGCCAAGGGAGCGCCGCTCTACTCGCGGTTCGTCAACCGTCCGGCGGGCCGCCTCCTCGCCGCACTCGCCCACCAGGCCGGGCTCAGCCCCAACCAGGTGACGGCGGTGAGCGCGGCGTTCACCTTCACGGGGGTGGCGCTCATCGCCCTCGCGCCACCCTCCCCGGCGATGGCGGCGGGCGTCGCGCTCCTTCTCGTCGTCGGCTACGCGCTCGACTCCGCCGACGGGCAGCTCGCGCGCCTGCTGGGGGCGGGCTCGGTGGCGGGCGACTGGCTCGACCACGTGTGCGACTGCCTCAAGACGACGACGATCCACCTCGCGGTCCTCGTCTCGCTGTTCCGCTTCGCCGACGTCCCGCAGGAGTGGCTGCTCCTCCCGCTCCTCTACGCCCCGGTCGACACGCTCCTGTTCTTCGCGTTCGTCCTCACCCAGAGCCGCCGGCGCCCGGGCGACCCGGCGCCGACCGCCGGTCCCGCCTCGCTCGCGCGCTCGGTGCTCTCGCTGCCGACCGACTACGGCGTGCTGTGCCTGGTCCTCCTCACCCTCGCCTGGCCCCCGGCCTTCCTCCTCCTCTACGGGGCGATGTTCCTCGGGACGGCCGGCTACACCGCGCTCGCCCTGCCCACGTGGTTCCGCCGGCTCTCCCGCCAGGAGTCGTAG
- a CDS encoding right-handed parallel beta-helix repeat-containing protein, with protein MVETRWDERTGTRGATRARVTAVVCAAVLVLLCLSWALDLPPWDGADGLPKLTPVHEPDTIHVSVDGDDEATGSPAEPLRTITAAVRTSGAGDTIVVHGGSYHEELKVENRQGLHLVAAPGAEVWLDGSVVVEGWQPEDGHWVSPGWITEFDPSPTYSWGAPDHDQPGWSFIDPEHPMAAHPDQVWVDDVRQEQVGSRAEVREGTFYVDHDRDELVLGTDPTGRTVAASTLARALRVRSAQMVLRDIGIRRYAPSVPHMGAVTIEAHHVLLDGVTLADNATTGLHVLSTGVRLEDVELVGNGMMGLSATEADGLELVRVTARGNNVEEFNRSPAAGGAKIGRSSGVLVRDSTFSDNLANGVWFDESVHDLRLVGSRMTGNTGHGASVELTGKVVVVGNVIARNGGNGLKLNDAEDVEVWNNTFVDNARSINVVQDDRDLDPRGSYRDPELPLTWKTQDVAIRNNVLVRTGTVPLDGDEQRTCLLCVEDHSGRWTAAEMDVTALGNVYVRPDAGSPKWVVVWSRRDRDPYVFRSVADFRRTVNQEGTGTELTGTAALSPDLHPLPVLEQLVASVAQPLPREIAELVGQDEGAQHLGAWTSPPPHR; from the coding sequence ATGGTCGAGACGAGGTGGGACGAGCGCACGGGGACGCGTGGGGCGACGCGGGCCAGGGTCACGGCCGTGGTGTGCGCCGCCGTCCTCGTCCTCCTCTGCCTGTCCTGGGCGCTGGACCTGCCCCCGTGGGACGGGGCCGACGGGCTGCCCAAGCTCACGCCCGTCCACGAGCCCGACACGATCCACGTCTCGGTGGACGGCGACGACGAGGCCACCGGCTCGCCGGCCGAACCGCTGCGCACGATCACGGCGGCGGTGCGGACGTCGGGTGCCGGGGACACGATCGTCGTCCACGGCGGCAGCTACCACGAGGAGCTCAAGGTCGAGAACCGGCAGGGGCTGCACCTCGTGGCGGCGCCCGGCGCGGAGGTCTGGCTCGACGGCTCGGTCGTCGTGGAGGGGTGGCAGCCCGAGGACGGGCACTGGGTCTCCCCCGGGTGGATCACCGAGTTCGACCCGAGCCCGACGTACAGCTGGGGCGCCCCGGACCACGACCAGCCGGGGTGGAGCTTCATCGACCCCGAGCACCCGATGGCCGCCCACCCCGACCAGGTGTGGGTGGACGACGTGCGCCAGGAGCAGGTCGGCTCACGCGCCGAGGTGCGCGAGGGGACCTTCTACGTCGACCACGACCGCGACGAGCTGGTCCTGGGCACCGACCCGACCGGCCGGACCGTCGCCGCGAGCACGCTGGCCCGGGCCCTGCGCGTGCGCAGCGCCCAGATGGTGCTGCGGGACATCGGCATCCGCCGGTACGCCCCGTCCGTGCCGCACATGGGCGCGGTCACGATCGAGGCGCACCACGTCCTCCTCGACGGCGTCACGCTCGCCGACAACGCCACCACCGGCCTCCACGTGCTGAGCACCGGCGTGCGGCTCGAGGACGTCGAGCTCGTCGGCAACGGGATGATGGGGCTCTCCGCCACCGAGGCCGACGGCCTCGAGCTCGTCCGCGTCACCGCCCGGGGGAACAACGTCGAGGAGTTCAACCGCTCCCCGGCGGCCGGGGGCGCGAAGATCGGCCGCTCGTCCGGGGTCCTCGTCCGCGACAGCACGTTCTCCGACAACCTCGCCAACGGCGTGTGGTTCGACGAGTCCGTCCACGACCTGCGCCTCGTCGGCTCGCGGATGACCGGCAACACGGGGCACGGGGCGTCGGTCGAGCTCACCGGGAAGGTCGTCGTCGTCGGGAACGTCATCGCCCGCAACGGCGGCAACGGGCTCAAGCTCAACGACGCCGAGGACGTCGAGGTCTGGAACAACACCTTCGTCGACAACGCCCGGTCGATCAACGTCGTCCAGGACGACCGCGACCTCGACCCGCGCGGCAGCTACCGGGACCCCGAGCTGCCCCTCACCTGGAAGACGCAGGACGTCGCGATCCGCAACAACGTCCTCGTCCGCACCGGCACGGTCCCGCTGGACGGCGACGAGCAGCGGACCTGCCTGCTCTGCGTCGAGGACCACAGCGGCCGGTGGACGGCCGCCGAGATGGACGTCACGGCCCTCGGCAACGTCTACGTACGACCCGACGCGGGCTCGCCCAAGTGGGTCGTCGTGTGGTCCCGGCGTGACCGGGACCCGTACGTGTTCCGCAGTGTGGCGGACTTCCGCCGCACGGTGAACCAGGAGGGGACCGGCACCGAGCTCACGGGCACGGCCGCACTGTCCCCCGACCTCCACCCCCTCCCGGTCCTCGAGCAGCTCGTCGCGTCGGTGGCACAGCCGCTGCCACGCGAGATCGCCGAGCTCGTGGGCCAGGACGAGGGCGCCCAGCACCTCGGTGCCTGGACGTCCCCGCCTCCACATCGCTGA
- a CDS encoding DUF1972 domain-containing protein — MTRQPSLAIAMVGTRGVPAHYGGFETCVEEVGSRLAARGHRVVVYCRSSADEATSRPAEHLGMELVHLPAVPRRSLETLSHTAASVAHLATRGADVALVFNAANAPLLPVLRARRIPVATHVDGLEWLRSKWGPVGRRYYRAAEALAVRWSDAVIADAQGIADYYLAEFSAPTTLIAYGAPIIDPALDRLAELGLRPHGYHLLVARFEPENNIHLVLEGYRDSAARLPLVVVGSAPYSDAYTAHLHGLGDDRVRFLGGVWDAELLDQLYAGCCTYLHGHSVGGTNPSLLRAIGAGAPTIAFDVVFTHDVLGTAGVYFADGAGVRAALEDAERDEPGRRARGERLRERARDYRWDDVADGYEDLCRRLAAAPPAQRPSGRRAPRPAGAAAPARTAVTVAGHVG, encoded by the coding sequence ATGACCCGTCAGCCCTCCCTTGCCATCGCCATGGTCGGCACCCGCGGGGTGCCCGCGCACTACGGCGGCTTCGAGACGTGCGTCGAGGAGGTGGGCTCCCGACTCGCGGCGCGCGGGCACCGCGTCGTCGTCTACTGCCGTTCCTCCGCCGACGAGGCGACCAGCCGTCCGGCCGAGCACCTCGGCATGGAGCTCGTCCACCTGCCCGCCGTCCCGCGCCGGTCACTGGAGACCCTGAGCCACACCGCGGCCTCGGTCGCCCACCTCGCCACGCGGGGCGCCGACGTCGCGCTCGTGTTCAACGCCGCCAACGCCCCCCTCCTGCCTGTCCTGCGGGCCCGGCGCATCCCGGTGGCGACGCACGTCGACGGCCTGGAGTGGCTGCGCAGCAAGTGGGGCCCGGTCGGGCGGCGCTACTACCGCGCGGCGGAGGCGCTCGCGGTGCGCTGGTCCGACGCCGTCATCGCCGACGCGCAGGGCATCGCCGACTACTACCTCGCCGAGTTCTCCGCGCCCACCACCCTCATCGCCTACGGCGCGCCGATCATCGACCCCGCGCTCGACCGGCTGGCCGAGCTCGGGCTGCGCCCGCACGGCTACCACCTGCTCGTGGCACGCTTCGAGCCGGAGAACAACATCCACCTCGTCCTCGAGGGCTACCGGGACAGCGCCGCACGCCTGCCGCTCGTCGTCGTCGGGTCAGCGCCGTACTCCGACGCCTACACCGCCCACCTCCACGGTCTGGGCGACGACCGGGTCCGCTTCCTCGGCGGCGTGTGGGACGCCGAGCTGCTCGACCAGCTCTACGCCGGGTGCTGCACCTACCTCCACGGCCACTCCGTCGGCGGCACCAACCCCTCCCTCCTGCGGGCTATCGGGGCCGGTGCTCCGACGATCGCCTTCGACGTCGTGTTCACCCACGACGTGCTCGGCACCGCAGGCGTCTACTTCGCCGACGGTGCCGGCGTCCGCGCCGCGCTGGAGGACGCCGAGCGTGACGAGCCCGGCCGGCGCGCCCGCGGCGAGCGGCTGCGTGAGCGGGCCCGGGACTACCGGTGGGACGACGTCGCCGACGGCTACGAGGACCTGTGCCGGCGCCTGGCCGCCGCGCCACCAGCGCAGCGGCCCTCGGGACGCCGGGCCCCGCGTCCCGCCGGTGCGGCCGCCCCCGCGCGCACCGCCGTCACCGTGGCCGGCCATGTGGGCTGA